A genomic segment from Candidatus Latescibacterota bacterium encodes:
- a CDS encoding GDP-mannose 4,6-dehydratase — protein sequence MRVLITGITGFAGSHLADLCLSKKDVELYGIIRWRSRTENIEHIWDRINLLECDLRDASSTRDVIEKIRPEYIFHLAAQSFVPTSWNAPSESLTTNIIGQLNIFEAVKKLDVDCRIQIACSSEEYGMVYPDEVPIKESSPLRPLSPYGVSKVGQDMLGYQYFMSYGMKIVRTRGFNHTGPRRGPVFVCSDFAKQIIDIEQGRKDPVMEVGNLDARRDFTDVRDMVRAYWLSLEKGKPGKAYNICTGKSYSIKEILDQLIEISGVKVEVRTDKGRLRPSDVPLLEGDNSEFTSDTGWKPEIPIEKTLSDLLEFWRNCASHG from the coding sequence ATGCGAGTATTGATTACCGGGATCACCGGCTTTGCCGGGAGCCACCTCGCCGACCTCTGTCTGTCGAAAAAAGATGTGGAACTCTACGGCATAATACGCTGGAGAAGCCGTACAGAGAATATCGAGCATATATGGGACCGGATCAATCTTCTGGAATGTGACCTTCGGGATGCTTCATCGACACGCGACGTGATCGAGAAGATCAGGCCCGAATATATCTTCCATCTGGCCGCTCAGTCATTTGTGCCGACATCCTGGAATGCTCCGTCCGAATCGCTGACGACCAATATCATAGGCCAGCTGAATATCTTCGAAGCGGTCAAAAAACTCGATGTCGACTGTCGTATACAGATCGCCTGTTCGAGTGAGGAATATGGCATGGTCTACCCGGACGAGGTCCCGATCAAGGAGAGTAGTCCGCTGAGGCCCCTGAGCCCGTACGGTGTCAGCAAGGTCGGACAGGATATGCTCGGGTACCAGTATTTTATGAGTTACGGCATGAAGATCGTGAGGACGCGAGGGTTCAATCATACAGGCCCGAGGAGAGGCCCGGTCTTTGTGTGCAGTGATTTTGCAAAACAGATCATCGATATAGAGCAGGGACGCAAGGACCCTGTGATGGAAGTGGGAAACCTGGACGCCAGGCGCGACTTTACAGATGTGAGAGATATGGTCAGGGCGTACTGGCTCTCTCTCGAAAAGGGTAAACCTGGGAAGGCATACAACATCTGTACGGGGAAAAGCTACAGTATCAAGGAGATTCTTGACCAGCTCATTGAGATCAGCGGGGTGAAGGTAGAGGTCAGGACCGACAAGGGAAGGCTCCGCCCGAGCGATGTCCCCCTGCTTGAGGGGGATAACAGCGAATTTACATCTGATACCGGGTGGAAGCCCGAGATTCCAATAGAAAAGACACTTTCCGACCTTCTCGAATTCTGGCGTAACTGTGCCAGCCACGGATGA
- a CDS encoding GDP-mannose 4,6-dehydratase: MMKVIVTGSNGFVGGYLASELVRNGHEVLEVDLAAAARPDRTGSVPGCSYRQCDLTDKRSVQSLISEESPGGIIHLAAQSSAARSFDDPAGTYRANLMGALNLLESDRNAKTKARILITGSCDEYGVRCPEEMPLGEDSPIEPISPYASSKAAQNLLAMQYFRAFGTRVVLTRSFSHTGAGQSEKFVLPAFARQCAAITSGTVEPVVKTGNTNIVRDFLDVRDVVRAYGLLLEKGIEGRVYNVCSGDGLALEEALDSLIAMTGGDVRKEVDPTHVRQVDVPVLTGDNHRLAKDTGWEPQIGRERMLRELFDWWLSKSVTE; encoded by the coding sequence ATGATGAAGGTCATAGTCACAGGTTCGAACGGTTTTGTGGGAGGTTATCTTGCCAGCGAGCTGGTCCGCAACGGACATGAAGTGCTGGAGGTAGACCTCGCCGCTGCCGCTCGGCCTGACCGGACAGGCTCCGTGCCGGGTTGTTCCTACCGGCAGTGTGATCTGACCGACAAACGATCGGTCCAGTCACTTATAAGCGAAGAAAGTCCGGGAGGGATCATTCACCTGGCCGCCCAGAGTTCTGCGGCGCGTTCATTCGATGATCCGGCCGGGACTTACCGGGCTAACCTCATGGGCGCCCTCAATCTTCTTGAATCCGACAGAAATGCGAAGACAAAAGCCAGGATACTGATAACCGGTTCGTGCGACGAGTACGGGGTGAGGTGTCCGGAGGAAATGCCCCTGGGGGAAGATTCTCCGATCGAGCCGATCAGCCCGTACGCATCGAGCAAGGCGGCACAGAACCTGCTAGCTATGCAGTATTTCAGGGCTTTTGGCACGCGGGTGGTCCTGACGAGGAGTTTCAGTCATACCGGAGCCGGACAGTCGGAAAAATTTGTACTTCCGGCATTTGCCAGACAATGCGCGGCCATCACGTCAGGTACTGTGGAGCCGGTGGTAAAGACGGGGAACACCAATATTGTCAGGGATTTTCTCGATGTCAGAGATGTCGTCCGCGCCTACGGGCTACTGTTGGAGAAGGGTATCGAGGGCAGGGTCTACAACGTGTGCAGCGGTGATGGCCTGGCTCTCGAAGAGGCTCTGGATTCGCTGATAGCGATGACGGGAGGGGATGTGAGAAAAGAGGTCGATCCGACCCACGTCCGCCAGGTGGATGTGCCTGTATTGACGGGCGATAACCACAGACTGGCAAAGGATACCGGATGGGAACCGCAGATAGGAAGAGAGAGGATGCTCAGGGAACTGTTCGACTGGTGGTTGTCGAAATCGGTTACTGAATAG